Proteins encoded by one window of Synechococcus sp. WH 7805:
- a CDS encoding GUN4 domain-containing protein, with the protein MLSGRTPAQDLSIDKLLDRFANGSARQRRATAAALEKAADALADVATDALKPYEPSGDDWAAGWILQVLRRHQPDALARIPGVESGGWFQAPSARGIDYGPMQRALLDEDFEEADRLTSCVLRELAGDQAVKRGYVYFSEVPPMEGLDLTTLDRLWIAYSQGRFGFTVQARLLKALDGRYDRLWPRIGWKLDGTWTRYPGAFQWSMDAPEGHMPLINQLRGVRLMDALLSHPGLQPRV; encoded by the coding sequence ATGCTCTCCGGAAGAACTCCAGCTCAAGATCTCAGCATCGACAAGCTCCTCGACCGCTTCGCGAACGGCTCGGCCCGGCAGCGTCGCGCGACAGCTGCTGCGCTGGAGAAGGCTGCCGATGCCTTGGCTGACGTTGCAACAGATGCTCTGAAGCCCTATGAACCCAGTGGGGATGACTGGGCCGCCGGGTGGATCCTCCAAGTTCTTCGCCGTCACCAACCTGACGCTCTCGCCCGAATTCCCGGAGTTGAATCGGGTGGCTGGTTTCAAGCCCCATCGGCTCGAGGAATCGACTACGGCCCAATGCAGCGAGCGTTGCTTGATGAGGACTTCGAAGAAGCCGATCGTCTGACCAGTTGCGTGCTGCGTGAGCTTGCAGGAGATCAGGCCGTGAAGCGGGGGTACGTGTATTTCAGCGAGGTGCCACCCATGGAAGGACTCGACCTGACCACTCTGGATCGGCTCTGGATCGCCTACTCACAGGGCCGCTTCGGATTCACGGTTCAGGCGCGACTGCTGAAGGCTTTGGATGGTCGATATGACAGGCTTTGGCCGAGAATTGGCTGGAAACTTGACGGCACCTGGACCCGGTATCCAGGCGCTTTCCAGTGGTCCATGGATGCACCGGAAGGGCACATGCCATTGATCAATCAGCTTCGCGGTGTCCGTCTGATGGATGCATTGCTGTCTCATCCTGGACTTCAGCCCAGAGTTTGA
- a CDS encoding ATP-binding protein, with protein sequence MFSRYLPVFRWADFILPSTLQLSPLLELLLDPVDCQETSCRLQLGLQEAIVNAVRHGNAGDPDKCLRIRRILTPNWLIWQIQDEGDGLPGPARIACLPEQLDANHGRGLFLMHQCFDDIRWSSRGNRVQLACRRPGRSSAVVNGVGTRDLSVLV encoded by the coding sequence ATGTTCAGCCGCTATCTGCCTGTCTTTCGGTGGGCTGATTTCATCCTCCCTTCAACGCTGCAGTTAAGCCCTCTGCTGGAGCTGCTTCTCGATCCTGTTGATTGCCAGGAAACCTCTTGCAGGTTGCAGCTGGGATTGCAGGAGGCCATTGTGAATGCCGTGCGTCATGGCAATGCAGGTGACCCTGACAAATGTCTGCGCATCCGCAGGATTCTCACTCCCAACTGGTTGATCTGGCAGATCCAAGATGAGGGCGATGGGCTTCCAGGCCCCGCGCGTATCGCCTGCCTGCCTGAGCAATTGGATGCGAATCATGGTCGGGGACTGTTCCTGATGCATCAGTGTTTTGATGACATCCGCTGGAGCTCGCGCGGTAACCGTGTTCAGCTCGCATGTCGTCGACCTGGACGATCATCTGCTGTGGTCAACGGTGTGGGCACCCGGGATCTTTCAGTTCTCGTCTGA
- a CDS encoding DUF6439 family protein — translation MTVNPWPDGAVEQAKALHQSLSIGDRDWHRLKSNPDRRGAELLAAALTQLLQTGDRGDVEALTEQALGWIRRELKDPGCPHR, via the coding sequence GTGACAGTGAATCCCTGGCCTGACGGTGCCGTGGAGCAAGCCAAGGCTCTGCATCAATCACTCAGCATTGGAGACCGCGATTGGCACCGGCTGAAATCCAATCCGGATCGACGGGGAGCAGAGCTGCTTGCTGCGGCACTGACTCAGCTCCTCCAGACAGGCGATCGCGGCGATGTGGAAGCACTGACCGAACAGGCGCTGGGATGGATCAGACGAGAACTGAAAGATCCCGGGTGCCCACACCGTTGA
- a CDS encoding class I SAM-dependent methyltransferase, with amino-acid sequence MAPSITEIAYRTLQQGRSLAGLVHKELSTKVMEAVAPDVVPQTQPVPAEMMNALRKSLDALQDRDWKDAEAGIYPQSLLFDIPWLEWAERYPRVWLDLPSNWSRRRARDVQDLPDLSNRELYPEYYLQNFHHQTDGYLSDHSAELYDLQVDILFNGAADAMRRRIIPFLQAGLKHFSNRNPGSLRILDVATGTGRTLHQIRAALPACTLIGVDLSEAYLRQANRWLNQSRSSLVQLVQGNAERMPFDEGGFQALTCVFLMHELPAEARQAVLQDCYRLLEPGGVLVLADSVQLKDSPQFDVAMDNFRRVFHEPYYRDYISDDIDQRLLDAGFCNLQAESHFMTRVWCATKPDCGTK; translated from the coding sequence ATGGCGCCCAGCATCACCGAAATCGCGTATCGGACCCTTCAGCAGGGACGAAGCCTCGCGGGGTTGGTGCATAAGGAACTGAGCACCAAGGTGATGGAGGCTGTGGCTCCGGATGTCGTGCCGCAGACCCAGCCGGTTCCAGCGGAGATGATGAATGCCCTGAGGAAGTCACTCGATGCCCTGCAGGACCGTGACTGGAAGGATGCTGAGGCAGGGATCTATCCACAATCCCTTCTCTTTGACATCCCCTGGTTGGAATGGGCTGAACGCTATCCCCGGGTGTGGCTAGACCTTCCTTCCAACTGGTCCAGACGTCGGGCCAGAGACGTGCAAGATCTTCCGGATCTTTCCAATCGCGAGCTCTATCCCGAGTACTACCTCCAGAACTTTCACCACCAAACCGATGGGTACCTTTCAGACCACTCGGCAGAGCTCTATGACCTCCAGGTCGACATCCTGTTCAATGGCGCCGCCGATGCGATGCGCCGCAGGATCATTCCTTTCCTTCAAGCCGGTCTGAAGCACTTTTCCAACCGCAACCCAGGGAGTCTGCGCATCCTCGATGTCGCCACCGGGACAGGACGAACCCTTCATCAGATCAGAGCGGCCCTCCCTGCATGCACGCTGATCGGGGTCGACCTCTCCGAGGCCTACCTGCGTCAGGCCAATCGTTGGTTGAATCAAAGCCGCAGCAGCCTTGTTCAGCTTGTGCAAGGGAATGCCGAACGCATGCCCTTCGATGAGGGCGGCTTTCAAGCCCTCACCTGTGTGTTTCTGATGCACGAACTGCCCGCTGAGGCCAGGCAGGCCGTCCTTCAAGACTGTTACAGGCTTCTAGAACCAGGAGGGGTCCTGGTACTCGCCGACTCGGTTCAGCTGAAAGATTCCCCCCAGTTCGACGTAGCCATGGACAATTTCCGTCGCGTGTTTCACGAGCCTTACTACCGCGATTACATCAGTGACGACATTGATCAGCGGCTTCTGGACGCAGGATTCTGCAATCTGCAGGCAGAGTCGCACTTCATGACGCGGGTGTGGTGCGCAACCAAGCCGGACTGCGGCACGAAGTGA
- the glnA gene encoding type I glutamate--ammonia ligase, which translates to MATTAQDVLRQIKDEGIELIDLKFTDLHGKWQHLTICSDLLEAESFNEGLAFDGSSIRGWKSIDASDMAMVPDPSTAWIDPFYSHKTLSLICSIQDPRTGDAYDRCPRALAQKALAYLSGSGLADTAFFGPEPEFFLFDDVRYSSSEGGSFYSVDTIEAAWNSGRLEEGGNLGYKIQLKEGYFPVSPNDTAQDIRSEMLLVMAQLGIPIEKHHHEVAGAGQHELGMKFAELIQAADNTMTYKYVVRNVAKKYGKTATFMPKPVFNDNGSGMHVHQSLWKGGQPLFFGEGTEANLSQTARWYIGGILKHAPSFLAFTNPTTNSYKRLVPGFEAPVNLVYSEGNRSAAVRIPLTGPNPKAKRLEFRSGDALANPYLAFAAMMMAGIDGIKNQIDPGAPTNVDLFELSAERLSEIDTVPASLNGALEALNADHHYLMEGGVFTKDFIDNWIDLKYEEVQQLRQRPHPHEFTMYYDA; encoded by the coding sequence ATGGCTACGACCGCCCAGGATGTGCTCCGTCAGATCAAGGATGAAGGCATTGAACTCATTGATCTCAAGTTCACCGACCTCCACGGCAAGTGGCAGCACCTGACCATCTGTTCCGATCTTCTGGAAGCTGAGTCCTTCAACGAGGGACTTGCCTTTGACGGATCCTCAATTCGCGGATGGAAGAGCATTGACGCGTCCGACATGGCGATGGTGCCAGACCCATCAACGGCCTGGATCGATCCGTTTTACAGCCACAAGACTCTCAGCTTGATCTGTTCGATTCAGGATCCGCGAACCGGCGACGCTTACGATCGCTGCCCGCGTGCTCTCGCTCAGAAGGCACTGGCCTACTTATCAGGCAGCGGTCTCGCTGACACGGCCTTTTTCGGACCTGAGCCTGAATTCTTCCTGTTCGATGACGTGCGATACAGCTCCAGCGAAGGAGGAAGCTTTTACAGCGTTGACACCATCGAAGCCGCCTGGAACTCCGGACGGCTCGAAGAAGGCGGAAACCTTGGCTACAAGATCCAGTTAAAAGAGGGATATTTCCCCGTTTCACCCAACGACACAGCGCAGGACATCCGTTCTGAAATGCTGCTCGTGATGGCCCAACTTGGGATCCCCATCGAAAAGCATCACCATGAAGTTGCCGGTGCAGGGCAGCACGAACTAGGCATGAAATTCGCCGAGCTGATCCAGGCGGCGGACAACACCATGACCTACAAATATGTCGTTCGCAATGTGGCGAAGAAGTACGGCAAAACCGCCACATTCATGCCCAAGCCAGTGTTCAACGACAACGGCAGTGGCATGCACGTGCACCAGAGCCTCTGGAAAGGAGGCCAACCGCTGTTCTTCGGCGAAGGCACTGAGGCCAACCTGTCCCAAACCGCCCGCTGGTATATCGGCGGGATCCTCAAACACGCGCCTTCATTCCTCGCATTCACCAACCCCACCACCAACAGCTACAAGCGCCTGGTGCCGGGCTTCGAAGCACCAGTCAATCTCGTGTACTCCGAAGGCAATCGCTCAGCTGCGGTGCGTATCCCTCTGACTGGACCCAATCCCAAGGCCAAGCGCCTTGAGTTCCGCTCCGGAGACGCACTGGCCAACCCTTATCTGGCTTTCGCCGCCATGATGATGGCCGGCATTGATGGCATCAAAAATCAGATTGATCCGGGCGCTCCCACGAATGTGGACCTCTTCGAGCTGTCCGCAGAACGCCTGAGTGAGATTGACACGGTTCCAGCCTCACTGAATGGTGCTTTGGAAGCGCTCAATGCTGATCATCACTACCTCATGGAAGGTGGTGTGTTCACCAAAGACTTCATTGATAACTGGATCGATTTGAAGTACGAGGAGGTGCAGCAGCTTCGCCAGCGTCCGCACCCCCACGAATTCACCATGTACTACGACGCCTGA
- a CDS encoding allophycocyanin subunit beta-18, with product MRDAITGLIGRYDQLGRYLDRSAIDRIEAYLDESTIRLKAVELINREAADLVREASQRLFQGDPELLLPGGNAYTTRRLAACLRDMDYFLRYASYALIAGDSTILNERVLNGLDDTYKSLGVPTGPTVRSMVLLADVLCERLLSEGVPSNCLGLARSPFEHMAAGLAASDVRQR from the coding sequence ATGCGCGATGCCATCACCGGATTGATTGGTCGTTACGACCAGCTTGGCCGCTACCTCGATCGTTCTGCCATCGACCGGATTGAGGCTTATCTCGATGAATCCACCATCAGGCTGAAGGCTGTTGAGTTGATCAACAGGGAAGCGGCAGATCTTGTCCGTGAAGCCAGTCAGCGACTGTTTCAAGGGGATCCGGAATTGCTACTCCCCGGTGGAAACGCTTACACCACACGGCGTCTGGCGGCGTGTCTTCGTGACATGGATTATTTCCTGCGTTACGCCAGTTATGCCTTGATCGCTGGCGACAGCACGATCCTGAACGAGCGGGTCCTAAACGGGCTTGACGATACCTATAAAAGTCTGGGAGTACCGACCGGTCCGACGGTGAGAAGCATGGTTCTCCTCGCTGATGTTCTCTGTGAGCGTCTCCTCTCGGAAGGAGTTCCGTCGAATTGCCTTGGATTGGCTCGTTCGCCTTTTGAGCACATGGCTGCAGGGCTGGCTGCAAGCGACGTTCGCCAACGCTGA
- a CDS encoding alanine--glyoxylate aminotransferase family protein, protein MVSGLPMTHSLPQVESRHRRSVGPINTPDRLLLGPGPSNAHPTVLSALARTPIGHLDPLYVDLMGEVQELLRYAWQTDNRLTLPMSGTGSAAMEATLANTVEPGDRVLVAVKGYFGNRLADMAGRYRADVRVIEKPWGEAFTLDELAAALEHHKPAILAMVHAETSTGVCQPMDGVGDLCRQHDCLLLLDTVTSLGGVPLYLDEWKVDMAYSCSQKGLSCPPGLGPFTMGTRAEAKLAARKDKVPNWYLDVSLLNQYWGSDRVYHHTAPVNMNFGMREALRLLAEEGLENAWSRHRRNAEALWNGLQSLGLEMHVPEELRLPTLSTVKIPDDVDGKAFSSHLLNTHGIEVGGGLGVLAGKIWRIGLMGYNSTPENVDRLLNLFESELPRFREGSCVAA, encoded by the coding sequence ATGGTTTCCGGCCTGCCGATGACGCACTCTCTTCCCCAGGTCGAATCGCGCCATCGCCGATCCGTTGGCCCTATCAATACCCCTGACCGCCTCTTGCTGGGTCCCGGTCCCTCAAACGCCCATCCAACAGTTCTATCTGCACTGGCGAGAACTCCGATCGGTCATCTGGATCCTCTCTATGTCGATCTGATGGGTGAGGTTCAGGAGTTGCTCCGCTACGCCTGGCAGACGGACAATCGGCTCACCTTGCCCATGAGTGGCACGGGGAGCGCGGCGATGGAAGCCACCCTGGCAAACACGGTCGAGCCCGGAGATCGGGTCTTAGTAGCGGTTAAGGGGTATTTCGGAAATCGTCTTGCCGACATGGCAGGCCGTTACAGGGCCGATGTTCGGGTGATCGAAAAGCCATGGGGCGAGGCGTTCACTCTTGATGAGTTGGCCGCCGCCCTGGAGCATCACAAGCCTGCGATCCTGGCGATGGTTCATGCCGAAACCTCCACAGGCGTCTGCCAACCCATGGATGGAGTTGGTGATCTCTGCCGTCAGCACGACTGTCTGCTTCTCCTCGACACAGTCACCTCACTCGGTGGTGTTCCCCTCTATCTGGATGAGTGGAAGGTTGATATGGCTTACAGCTGCAGTCAGAAAGGCCTGAGCTGCCCTCCTGGTTTGGGACCCTTCACCATGGGCACCCGCGCGGAAGCCAAACTTGCTGCACGCAAGGACAAGGTTCCCAATTGGTATCTGGATGTTTCCTTGCTGAATCAGTACTGGGGAAGTGACAGGGTTTATCACCACACAGCTCCAGTGAACATGAACTTCGGAATGCGTGAAGCCCTACGCCTGCTGGCTGAGGAAGGGCTGGAGAATGCCTGGTCACGGCATCGCCGCAATGCCGAAGCGCTCTGGAATGGACTGCAATCCCTTGGGCTTGAAATGCATGTACCTGAGGAACTACGGCTGCCTACCCTCTCAACCGTGAAGATCCCCGACGATGTGGATGGAAAGGCTTTCTCCTCTCATCTGCTCAATACCCATGGCATCGAAGTTGGCGGTGGTCTTGGTGTTTTGGCAGGAAAGATCTGGAGAATCGGTTTGATGGGTTACAACTCCACTCCAGAGAATGTGGATCGGCTCCTCAATTTGTTTGAGTCTGAGCTTCCTCGTTTCCGCGAAGGATCCTGCGTCGCTGCCTGA
- a CDS encoding nucleoside deaminase, giving the protein MQRLLKRAERVGATGEIPVAAVLLDEAGRCIGHGSNRRETHIDPLGHAELMALRQGAWVLGDWRMNHCTLLVTLEPCPMCAGALVQARVGQVIFAAKDRKRGGLGSTINLADHESAHHHMHVIGGVMEEEASALLAGWFRQRRRILRGNEEAQTQTN; this is encoded by the coding sequence ATGCAGCGACTGCTCAAACGGGCTGAGCGCGTGGGAGCGACTGGAGAGATTCCTGTCGCAGCTGTTCTTCTCGATGAAGCAGGACGGTGCATTGGCCACGGTTCCAATCGCAGAGAAACCCACATCGACCCCCTTGGTCATGCGGAATTGATGGCGTTACGTCAGGGCGCCTGGGTCCTCGGTGACTGGCGCATGAACCACTGCACCCTGTTAGTGACTCTGGAGCCATGCCCGATGTGTGCCGGTGCTCTCGTGCAAGCCAGAGTTGGACAGGTGATTTTCGCTGCCAAAGACCGCAAGCGCGGTGGGCTTGGCAGCACGATCAACCTCGCTGACCATGAAAGCGCCCACCACCACATGCACGTGATTGGGGGAGTCATGGAAGAGGAAGCCTCTGCGCTCTTGGCGGGCTGGTTCAGGCAGCGACGCAGGATCCTTCGCGGAAACGAGGAAGCTCAGACTCAAACAAATTGA
- a CDS encoding aminotransferase class V-fold PLP-dependent enzyme: MVFDRNSYLHGPARTSSEALDPLAAFASPDALDPQLQRFLEEACASLCRWFGTANQRSPLPSLRLLPDAFPETEGLGAQRLLDDLQQVMDGAYQPSHPGALAHLDPPPNTASIAAELICAGLNNNLLAEELSPSLSQLERQLCEWFASCFDLPMGSGGVAASGGTLSNLTALVTARHSLGLNAVSEAVVLTSDDAHVSLAKACRVMGLNADALRRIPVDASGCLRLDALQYELNLLAVENRPCLAVVATAGTTVRGAIDPLRAIAEIARNHGTWLHVDGAIGAVFALSGKTRELVDGLEEADSITVNPQKLLGIAKTSSLLLVRDQSTLHAAFGTGLPYMEPATVGAHGGEIGLQGSRPAEILKLWLGLRQLGMAGIDSLLSNALARKERLQQSLDGQALDVVSGPLHLLACAPKNTDADQCDRWSAQLRQRLLDEQIMVSRPCYRGRHHIKVVLGNPHTSDALIKHLGMIINQSIVRSVH; encoded by the coding sequence ATGGTTTTTGATCGCAACTCTTACTTGCACGGCCCTGCTCGGACATCTTCTGAAGCGTTGGACCCGTTGGCTGCCTTTGCATCACCTGATGCCCTTGATCCTCAGTTGCAGAGGTTTCTGGAAGAGGCCTGCGCCTCACTTTGTCGATGGTTCGGAACCGCAAACCAGCGCTCACCCCTGCCTTCGCTCCGTTTGCTTCCTGATGCCTTTCCCGAAACGGAAGGGCTTGGGGCACAGCGTCTTCTGGATGATCTTCAGCAGGTCATGGATGGTGCTTACCAACCCTCCCATCCCGGTGCCTTGGCCCATTTGGATCCACCCCCAAACACGGCCTCGATTGCTGCGGAACTGATCTGTGCGGGACTTAATAACAATCTTCTCGCTGAGGAACTCTCACCGAGCCTTTCGCAACTGGAGCGCCAACTCTGTGAATGGTTTGCGTCCTGCTTCGACCTCCCGATGGGATCGGGAGGCGTTGCTGCCAGTGGCGGCACTCTGAGCAACCTCACTGCTCTGGTCACAGCGCGACATTCTCTTGGGCTGAATGCAGTTTCTGAAGCTGTCGTTCTGACAAGCGACGATGCCCATGTGTCCTTGGCCAAGGCCTGCAGGGTGATGGGTTTGAACGCCGATGCACTACGGCGGATTCCCGTCGATGCCAGTGGATGTCTTCGGCTGGATGCTCTTCAGTACGAACTAAACCTTCTCGCGGTTGAGAATCGTCCATGTCTGGCCGTTGTCGCCACGGCTGGCACGACGGTTCGTGGTGCGATCGACCCCTTGCGTGCGATTGCGGAGATCGCTCGCAACCATGGCACCTGGTTGCATGTGGATGGCGCCATCGGCGCTGTCTTTGCACTGTCGGGGAAGACCCGTGAACTGGTGGACGGATTAGAAGAGGCCGATTCAATCACCGTGAATCCCCAGAAACTGCTCGGGATCGCCAAAACGTCCTCCCTGTTGCTGGTTCGCGATCAGTCCACCCTTCACGCTGCGTTCGGAACCGGACTTCCTTACATGGAGCCTGCCACCGTTGGTGCCCATGGTGGTGAGATCGGACTGCAGGGAAGCAGGCCAGCAGAAATCCTCAAGCTTTGGCTCGGATTGCGTCAACTCGGAATGGCTGGAATCGACTCGCTTCTGAGCAATGCTTTGGCACGCAAAGAGCGGTTGCAGCAAAGCCTTGACGGTCAGGCGCTGGATGTTGTGTCGGGTCCGCTTCATCTGTTGGCCTGTGCACCGAAAAATACTGATGCTGACCAATGTGATCGTTGGTCAGCTCAACTTCGCCAGCGTCTACTCGATGAACAGATCATGGTGTCAAGACCCTGCTACCGGGGGCGTCACCACATCAAGGTTGTCCTGGGCAATCCACATACGTCCGATGCGCTGATCAAACATTTGGGGATGATCATCAATCAATCGATCGTTCGGAGTGTTCACTGA
- a CDS encoding YcjF family protein, with translation MKQQTRLLLAGTAALVALMVIGLVLQAIRNLLWDLSYWLPPWLVGPVLLIGTVLLVAALIQVGVPWLKRWKQGRRSQVADSDRPEPPGNRREAARQSLDSVDRLLARLQDDVARRSLQEERERVAQQLERGDLEVVVFGTGSSGKTSLIRALLQDIVGKVGASMGSTNEIRSYRLRLKGLERGVLLVDTPGILEGGQDGRTREQQARRRASRADLMLVVVDGDLRSQELAVVQSLSGLGKRLLLVLNKCDLRGEEEERRLMMLLRERCLGWLAPEDVVGTSAAPQSLPRPGQKPLQPPAEVGQLLRRLAVVLHQDGEELLADNILLQCRSLGETGRSLLDRQREREGRRIVDRYTWISAGVVAATPLPGVDLLGTAAVNAQMVMEVAAVYGVQLTRARAQELAISVGRTLAGLGVVKGGVAIIGTALSVNLPTLLLGRAVQGVAAGWLTRIAGASFITFFQQDQDWGDGGVQDVVLRHYDLNRRDRSLKEFLETALRRVVDPLQQQVKKRLPPRPGPQAEGDASDRGYREP, from the coding sequence ATGAAACAGCAGACCCGCTTGCTACTGGCAGGAACCGCTGCTCTGGTCGCTTTGATGGTGATCGGCTTGGTGCTTCAGGCCATCCGCAACCTGCTTTGGGATCTCAGCTACTGGCTACCCCCATGGCTCGTTGGCCCCGTACTTCTCATCGGGACAGTGCTCCTGGTGGCGGCACTGATCCAAGTGGGTGTTCCGTGGCTGAAACGCTGGAAGCAAGGACGCCGCTCTCAGGTGGCGGACTCTGATCGCCCCGAACCACCTGGCAACCGACGGGAAGCAGCCCGTCAGAGTCTCGACAGTGTGGACCGACTTCTCGCTCGACTTCAGGACGATGTCGCGCGCCGATCATTGCAGGAAGAACGGGAGCGGGTGGCTCAGCAACTCGAGCGTGGCGATCTGGAAGTGGTGGTGTTCGGGACCGGATCAAGCGGAAAGACCTCCTTGATCCGTGCCCTGTTGCAGGACATCGTGGGCAAGGTTGGGGCATCCATGGGATCGACCAATGAAATCCGCTCCTATCGCCTGAGACTGAAAGGCTTGGAGCGAGGCGTGCTTCTTGTGGATACACCCGGAATCCTTGAAGGAGGACAGGATGGCCGCACCCGCGAGCAACAAGCCAGACGAAGGGCATCGCGCGCTGATCTGATGTTGGTTGTCGTGGATGGTGATCTGCGCAGCCAGGAACTGGCCGTTGTCCAAAGTCTCTCTGGTCTTGGCAAAAGGCTGCTCCTTGTCCTGAACAAATGCGATCTGAGGGGTGAGGAAGAGGAGCGACGGCTGATGATGCTGCTGCGGGAACGCTGCCTGGGATGGCTGGCCCCCGAGGATGTGGTCGGCACGAGTGCAGCACCCCAGTCTCTGCCGAGACCAGGCCAGAAACCTCTCCAGCCACCTGCGGAGGTCGGGCAGCTGCTCAGACGCCTGGCCGTCGTCCTGCATCAAGACGGCGAGGAGCTGCTTGCCGACAACATCCTTCTTCAGTGCCGATCGCTTGGTGAGACCGGCCGCAGCCTTCTCGATCGGCAAAGGGAGAGGGAGGGCCGTCGCATCGTCGATCGCTACACGTGGATCAGCGCAGGTGTGGTGGCAGCCACTCCCTTACCGGGAGTGGATCTGCTCGGAACAGCTGCGGTCAATGCCCAGATGGTGATGGAGGTGGCTGCTGTGTATGGCGTTCAACTCACGCGTGCAAGGGCGCAGGAATTAGCGATCTCAGTGGGGAGAACGTTGGCAGGCCTTGGCGTTGTGAAAGGTGGGGTGGCCATCATTGGAACAGCACTGAGCGTGAACCTTCCCACGCTTCTGCTGGGCAGGGCAGTCCAGGGTGTGGCGGCTGGATGGCTCACCAGGATCGCCGGTGCCAGCTTCATCACGTTCTTTCAACAGGATCAAGATTGGGGCGATGGCGGCGTTCAAGACGTTGTGTTGAGGCATTACGACCTCAACCGTCGCGATCGCTCACTGAAGGAATTTCTTGAGACTGCGCTGCGACGGGTGGTGGACCCCCTTCAACAGCAGGTGAAGAAACGACTTCCGCCCCGACCAGGGCCTCAGGCGGAGGGGGACGCATCGGACCGCGGCTATCGAGAACCGTGA